The following are encoded in a window of Bacteroidota bacterium genomic DNA:
- a CDS encoding NUDIX hydrolase, translated as MPYSYKYPRPSVTVDCVILSGNGRDSKILLVLRGHEPFQGRWAFPGGYMEVAETLEAAAKRELKEETGVAVKHLEQIRVFDDPHRDPRGRTLSIAFLGFVDDKTTQVVSGDDATEARWFPLHELPSLAFDHEKILKYVLDNMIMG; from the coding sequence ATGCCTTATTCTTATAAATATCCCCGGCCTTCGGTTACAGTTGATTGTGTTATATTGTCGGGAAATGGCAGGGATTCCAAAATTTTACTGGTGCTCCGTGGCCATGAACCTTTTCAGGGCAGATGGGCCTTCCCGGGTGGTTATATGGAAGTGGCGGAAACTCTTGAAGCCGCTGCCAAACGGGAATTGAAGGAGGAAACAGGAGTCGCGGTAAAGCATCTCGAGCAAATCAGGGTATTTGACGACCCCCATCGCGACCCGCGGGGCAGAACTCTTTCCATTGCATTTCTGGGATTTGTAGATGACAAAACTACACAGGTTGTTAGTGGTGATGATGCCACAGAAGCCCGTTGGTTCCCTCTACATGAACTTCCCTCGCTGGCATTTGACCACGAAAAAATTCTTAAGTATGTTTTGGATAATATGATAATGGGATAA
- a CDS encoding C40 family peptidase: protein MEYAIANVSVIPLRREPEHRSEMVSQILFGECFRILEQRKNWCHVVLEYDGYEGWLDIRMTQRIEADKILQTGQPGLRYTSCIYNTVKLMETGSSFTVPIGSSLPFYSEKERTFKLGDDPFLLTEGEVHPVVEEKNLRQSIVADAMKYLRSPYLWGGRGPMGIDCSGFTQVVYKLSGIVIPRDASVQAKLGEEVKVPEEALPGDLAFFANAGGKTVHVGLLLGNGRIIHASGRVRIDFIDHAGILNVETHEYSHHLQWIKKII from the coding sequence ATGGAATATGCAATAGCAAATGTCAGTGTGATTCCTTTGCGCAGGGAACCTGAACACAGAAGTGAGATGGTAAGCCAGATATTGTTTGGGGAATGTTTCAGAATACTCGAACAGCGAAAGAACTGGTGTCATGTTGTTTTAGAATATGACGGTTATGAAGGCTGGCTGGATATAAGGATGACGCAACGGATTGAAGCTGATAAAATACTGCAGACGGGTCAACCCGGACTTCGTTATACTTCATGCATTTATAATACGGTGAAACTGATGGAGACGGGTAGCAGTTTTACGGTGCCCATTGGCAGTTCACTTCCTTTTTATTCAGAAAAGGAAAGAACTTTTAAGTTGGGAGATGATCCTTTTTTGCTTACTGAAGGGGAGGTTCATCCGGTTGTTGAGGAAAAAAACCTGAGACAGTCAATTGTGGCAGATGCCATGAAATACTTGCGCTCTCCATATTTATGGGGGGGAAGAGGCCCTATGGGAATTGATTGTTCCGGATTTACACAGGTGGTTTATAAGTTAAGCGGTATAGTTATTCCCCGTGATGCAAGCGTGCAGGCTAAATTAGGTGAGGAGGTCAAGGTTCCCGAAGAAGCTTTGCCCGGTGATTTGGCCTTTTTTGCCAATGCTGGCGGAAAAACTGTTCATGTAGGCCTGTTGCTTGGAAACGGCAGAATTATTCATGCTTCGGGGCGGGTAAGGATAGATTTTATTGACCATGCGGGAATATTAAATGTCGAAACCCATGAATATTCGCATCATCTCCAATGGATAAAAAAGATCATATAA